The window TTAACACGCCCCTGCTCACAAACCTCATTGGCTACTGTACGCCTTTTTATAAGTCTGCTCACCTTCAAGTATTTGTCTATTCTCATTTTGACCCTCCACATTTCTGATATGTATACATATTCGTAAAAGGAAATACAAGTTCAACGGAGGGAAGCGACTTTGCTCCCCTTGCTGAAACTTGCCGATACTATTTGTTAATCATTTCCTTTAAGTCTTTGCCAGCCTTAAATACAGGAGCTTTGCTCTCCGGAATATTTATTTCTTCCATTGTCTGCGGGTTTCTGCCTTTCCTGGCTGCTCTTTGTTTTACTTCGAATGATCCAAAGCCAATAAGCTGAACCTTGTCCCCACTGGTTAACGCTTCTTCAACGCTTTCCAGCATTGCATTTAAAGCTTTATCTGAGTCTTTTTTTGAAAGGCCTGACTTCTCTGCCATTTTGTCTACCAATTCCGATTTATTCATTAGTAATTCCTCCCATTTGGTTACTACACTATGATTTTATCCATTTTCCTCACATTTATTCATTTTGGCTTCATTCCACAATTCATCCATCTCAGATAGAGTCATATCATTTAAATTTTTACCAAGTTCTGCTGCCTTCTTCTCTATATACTCAAATCTTTTAATAAACTTATTTGTAGATTGGGTTAGTGATAATTCAGGATGCACCTTGCAAAAGCGAGATAAATTAACTACTGAAAAAAATACATCTCCCATTTCTTCTTCAATGCCTGTTTTACTCGAATTCAATACTTCCTGCTCCAGTTCGTCTATTTCTTCTCGTATTTTTGCAAAGACATCTGAGGTATTATCCCAGTCAAATCCCACTTGTGCAGCCTTTTGCTGGACCTTATAGCTTCTCATAAGTGCAGGCAAATTTTTAGGAACATCCTGAAGTACTGAGGCTTGATTTATCAGTCCCTTTTCCTTTTTCTTTATTTCCTCCCAGTTTTCAAGAACCTGATCAGAGGTATCTGCCTTTACATTTCCAAATACATGAGGGTGTCGGTGAATGAGCTTGTCACAAATCCCGTTGATTACGTCCTCCATGGTAAAATCTCCGTTCTCTGCTGCTATAACCCCATGAAAGACTACTTGTAAAAGTACGTCTCCAAGTTCCTCAACCATCTTCTTTTTATCGTTTAAATCTACTGCTTCAAGGTACTCATATGTTTCCTCTATAAAATACCTCTTTAAACTATCATAAGTCTGCTC of the Ruminiclostridium papyrosolvens DSM 2782 genome contains:
- the mazG gene encoding nucleoside triphosphate pyrophosphohydrolase, translated to MNEGKLDRLIDIMKILRSETGCPWDREQTYDSLKRYFIEETYEYLEAVDLNDKKKMVEELGDVLLQVVFHGVIAAENGDFTMEDVINGICDKLIHRHPHVFGNVKADTSDQVLENWEEIKKKEKGLINQASVLQDVPKNLPALMRSYKVQQKAAQVGFDWDNTSDVFAKIREEIDELEQEVLNSSKTGIEEEMGDVFFSVVNLSRFCKVHPELSLTQSTNKFIKRFEYIEKKAAELGKNLNDMTLSEMDELWNEAKMNKCEENG
- a CDS encoding HU family DNA-binding protein, which translates into the protein MNKSELVDKMAEKSGLSKKDSDKALNAMLESVEEALTSGDKVQLIGFGSFEVKQRAARKGRNPQTMEEINIPESKAPVFKAGKDLKEMINK